A segment of the Nostoc sp. TCL26-01 genome:
CAGCAATGGCATATTTGTCATGTAATTTATGATGAATTGTATGGGATTCCTCTATACCTCTACACCCCTGATGAAAAATTACGAATTATCTGTATGCCATATGTGAGCTTGTTTACGAATGCTTTGTAATTCTTCAGGAGACATTTTATCTAAGTTTTTTAAAATAAAACTCATCCGTCCTTGAGTTTGTAATTTATCACGGTGTTGGTCAAGAAAATTCCAGTAAAAGAAGTTAAAAGGACAGGCATTTTTACCCACACGTTCCTTGTAATTATATTCACAACCTTTACAATAGTCACTCATCTTATTAATATAATTAGCAGATGCAGCATAGGGCTTTGATGCCAACACACCACCATCGGCAAATAAACCCATACCAATGACATTTGTCTGCATTACCCAATCATAAGCATCAATAAAAGCAGCATGAAACCAATTTTCTACTGCTTGGGGTAATAATCCAGCAATCAGAGCAAAATTACTCAACACCATTAACCTTTGGATATGATGAGCATAACCACTATGTTGAACTTGGGTAAGAACTTGGTGTAGACAATTCATTTGAGTTTTACCTGTCCAGAAAAATTCTGGTAGTGCTTGCGTGTGATTAAACCAATTTTTATCTGGATATGCTGCATCTACATAGTGATAAACACCGTGCATATATTCTCGCCAACCCAAGACTTGACGAATAAAACCTTCCACACTATTTAAAGGTAATTGGTGTTGTTGATAAGCTTGTTCGACTGCTTGAATGACTTCTAAAGGTTGCAGTAATCCAAGATTCAAATAAGGAGAAAGCATCGCGTGCCACATCGTTTGTTCTCCTGTCACCATCGCATCTTGGTAAGGGCCAAAATCAGATAAGCGATGTTGAATAAACCAATCTAAAACTTGTAGTGCTTGTTGACGAGTTACACCCCAACGAAATGTTTCTAAATCTCCATAAGTAGCAATAGATAAAGA
Coding sequences within it:
- a CDS encoding cryptochrome/photolyase family protein, whose amino-acid sequence is MTIGVWILGDQLWEQQAALQSVAQKENLPVIFIESLQHIQVRPYHQQKLVLVWSAMRHFAEELRQKQYLVTYKISDDFATPLQAWVQEYQITELRLMMPSDRPFIEVIHSLELSCKITLIPNNHFLWSTEEFNHWAKNRKRLLMEDFYREGRRRWQILMAQNKPIGGKWNLDKENRQPPKGKLNTPPAQWFVADKITLDVIAKVKSLSIATYGDLETFRWGVTRQQALQVLDWFIQHRLSDFGPYQDAMVTGEQTMWHAMLSPYLNLGLLQPLEVIQAVEQAYQQHQLPLNSVEGFIRQVLGWREYMHGVYHYVDAAYPDKNWFNHTQALPEFFWTGKTQMNCLHQVLTQVQHSGYAHHIQRLMVLSNFALIAGLLPQAVENWFHAAFIDAYDWVMQTNVIGMGLFADGGVLASKPYAASANYINKMSDYCKGCEYNYKERVGKNACPFNFFYWNFLDQHRDKLQTQGRMSFILKNLDKMSPEELQSIRKQAHIWHTDNS